A genomic region of Anas acuta chromosome 1, bAnaAcu1.1, whole genome shotgun sequence contains the following coding sequences:
- the NAA50 gene encoding N-alpha-acetyltransferase 50 isoform X4 — translation MKGSRIELGDVTPHNIKQLKRLNQVIFPVSYNDKFYKDVLEVGELAKLAYFNDIAVGAVCCRVDHSQNQKRLYIMTLGCLAPYRRLGIGTKMLNHVLNICEKDGTFDNIYLHVQISNESAIDFYRKFGFEIIETKKNYYKRIEPADAHVLQKNLKAPCLGQNADVQKTDN, via the exons TAGCCGGATCGAGCTGGGAGATGTGACGCCACACAACATTAAGCAGCTGAAGAGGCTAAACCAGGTCATTTTTCCTGTGAGCTACAATGACAAGTTCTACAAGGATGTACTGGAGGTTGGCGAACTAGCCAAATTAG CCTACTTCAATGATATTGCAGTGGGAGCAGTGTGCTGTAGGGTGGATCACTCCCAGAACCAGAAGAGACTGTACATCATGACACTTGGATGCCTGGCACCCTACCGAAGGCTAGGAATAG GAACTAAAATGTTGAATCATGTCTTAAACATCTGTGAAAAAGATGGCACTTTTGACAACATCTATCT GCATGTCCAGATCAGCAATGAGTCAGCAATTGACTTCTACAGGAAGTTTGGCTTTGAGATCATTGAGACGAAGAAAAACTACTACAAGAGGATAGAGCCCGCAGATGCTCACGTGCTGCAGAAAAACCTCAAAGCCCCTTGTCTTGGCCAGAACGCAGATGTGCAAAAGACCGACAACTGA
- the NAA50 gene encoding N-alpha-acetyltransferase 50 isoform X5, which produces MKGRIELGDVTPHNIKQLKRLNQVIFPVSYNDKFYKDVLEVGELAKLAYFNDIAVGAVCCRVDHSQNQKRLYIMTLGCLAPYRRLGIGTKMLNHVLNICEKDGTFDNIYLHVQISNESAIDFYRKFGFEIIETKKNYYKRIEPADAHVLQKNLKAPCLGQNADVQKTDN; this is translated from the exons CCGGATCGAGCTGGGAGATGTGACGCCACACAACATTAAGCAGCTGAAGAGGCTAAACCAGGTCATTTTTCCTGTGAGCTACAATGACAAGTTCTACAAGGATGTACTGGAGGTTGGCGAACTAGCCAAATTAG CCTACTTCAATGATATTGCAGTGGGAGCAGTGTGCTGTAGGGTGGATCACTCCCAGAACCAGAAGAGACTGTACATCATGACACTTGGATGCCTGGCACCCTACCGAAGGCTAGGAATAG GAACTAAAATGTTGAATCATGTCTTAAACATCTGTGAAAAAGATGGCACTTTTGACAACATCTATCT GCATGTCCAGATCAGCAATGAGTCAGCAATTGACTTCTACAGGAAGTTTGGCTTTGAGATCATTGAGACGAAGAAAAACTACTACAAGAGGATAGAGCCCGCAGATGCTCACGTGCTGCAGAAAAACCTCAAAGCCCCTTGTCTTGGCCAGAACGCAGATGTGCAAAAGACCGACAACTGA